One window of Sphingobacteriales bacterium genomic DNA carries:
- a CDS encoding ATP-binding cassette domain-containing protein, which translates to MISVSNLSLRYGKRTLFDEVNLKFSGNNCYGVIGANGAGKSTFLKILAGDVDATTGSIEISPGERMAVLRQNHFEFDEFPVIETVIMGYKKLYDVIKEKEALYAKEDFTEADGLRAGDLEAQFAEMNGWDAESDAAELLSHLGVKEENHYRLMKDLTNNEKVRVLLAQALFGNPDVLILDEPTNDLDLETAIWLEDFLADFKNTVIVVSHDRHFLDMVCTHICDIDFGKIQLFSGNYTFWYEMSQLLQRQQSQKNKKDEVKRQELMEFIQRFSANASKSKQATSRKKALEKLNIDELKQSNRRFPAIFFKQEREAGKTILEVDKLGYTTPEGEVLFSNVSFQMGHDDKITIISRNSRACTAFYQVLMGEKQPTEGSFRWGQTINPAYIPNENHEYFHEVDLNLVDWLRQYSTEKDESFIRGFLGRMLFSGEETQKSVSVLSGGEKVRCMVSRAMLQQGNVLLLDEPTNHLDLEAITAFNSGLKEFAGMVLFTSRDHAFTQTLANRVIELTPKGGIDKLTEFDEYITNPEFKVLREEMYSV; encoded by the coding sequence ATGATTTCGGTTTCCAATTTATCTTTGCGTTACGGAAAACGCACTCTTTTTGATGAAGTTAATCTTAAATTTTCGGGCAATAACTGTTATGGTGTTATCGGAGCAAACGGAGCCGGTAAATCTACTTTTTTAAAAATACTTGCCGGAGATGTAGATGCCACTACCGGAAGTATTGAAATTAGCCCGGGAGAAAGAATGGCGGTGCTTCGTCAAAACCACTTTGAGTTTGATGAGTTTCCGGTTATCGAAACCGTTATTATGGGTTATAAAAAACTCTACGATGTAATCAAGGAAAAGGAAGCCTTGTATGCCAAAGAAGATTTTACGGAAGCGGACGGCTTAAGAGCAGGTGATTTGGAAGCGCAGTTTGCCGAAATGAACGGATGGGATGCTGAAAGCGATGCGGCAGAGCTGTTAAGCCATTTAGGTGTCAAAGAAGAAAATCATTACCGGTTGATGAAAGATTTAACCAACAATGAAAAGGTACGGGTTTTGTTGGCTCAGGCACTTTTTGGCAATCCCGATGTGTTGATTTTGGACGAGCCTACCAACGACCTTGACCTCGAAACCGCAATTTGGCTGGAAGATTTTTTAGCCGATTTTAAAAATACGGTGATTGTTGTTTCGCACGACCGTCATTTTTTAGACATGGTTTGTACACATATTTGTGATATAGATTTTGGTAAAATTCAGTTGTTTTCCGGAAACTATACCTTTTGGTATGAAATGAGTCAGTTGCTGCAACGGCAACAATCTCAAAAAAATAAAAAAGATGAGGTAAAAAGGCAAGAGTTGATGGAATTTATCCAACGGTTCAGTGCTAATGCTTCAAAGTCCAAGCAAGCCACAAGCCGTAAAAAGGCTCTGGAAAAACTCAACATAGATGAGTTGAAACAATCCAATCGCCGGTTTCCTGCCATATTTTTTAAACAAGAACGCGAAGCAGGTAAAACTATCCTCGAAGTGGATAAATTGGGATATACCACCCCCGAAGGAGAAGTATTGTTCAGCAATGTCAGTTTTCAAATGGGGCATGACGATAAAATCACAATCATTTCGAGAAACAGCCGTGCCTGTACTGCCTTTTATCAGGTATTAATGGGTGAAAAACAACCCACAGAAGGTAGTTTTAGATGGGGACAAACCATTAACCCCGCATATATTCCCAACGAAAACCACGAATACTTCCATGAGGTGGACCTTAACCTCGTTGATTGGCTTCGTCAGTATTCAACTGAAAAAGATGAGTCATTTATTCGTGGGTTCTTAGGACGCATGCTGTTTTCTGGCGAAGAAACCCAAAAAAGTGTATCCGTTCTTTCGGGGGGTGAAAAAGTTCGTTGTATGGTTTCAAGAGCAATGCTTCAGCAAGGCAATGTTTTGCTTTTGGATGAACCAACGAACCACCTTGATTTGGAAGCCATAACCGCATTCAATAGTGGGTTGAAAGAATTTGCAGGTATGGTATTGTTTACATCACGCGACCACGCATTCACCCAAACACTTGCAAACCGCGTCATTGAACTTACCCCTAAAGGAGGCATAGACAAACTGACCGAGTTTGACGAATACATCACCAATCCGGAGTTTAAAGTGTTGCGCGAAGAGATGTATTCCGTTTAG
- a CDS encoding ParA family protein produces MAVIISFSNHKGGVGKTTSTVNVGVALAKKLGKKVLMIDLDPQSNLTQSISVPATEYNIYGALIGNHGLVPVRVDHNLYIIPSNLDLSGAEIELSAEPGREFILREKLEPIKNNYEFILIDTPPSLGLLTINAFAASNSVFIPLQAEYLALQGLAKLTEVISKIQKRLNKNLQLGGVFITQYDGRKILNREVAETIEKHLSSKVMQTRIRENVALAEAPSVHRDIFEYNPHCNGAKDYLNLAKEIAEIYK; encoded by the coding sequence ATGGCAGTTATTATTTCTTTCAGCAATCATAAAGGAGGGGTTGGCAAAACAACTTCAACGGTTAATGTGGGTGTTGCTTTGGCAAAAAAATTAGGCAAAAAAGTATTGATGATAGATTTAGACCCACAGTCAAATCTAACTCAAAGTATATCAGTTCCTGCAACTGAATACAATATTTATGGTGCGCTGATCGGGAACCATGGATTAGTGCCGGTACGGGTAGATCACAATTTATACATCATCCCTTCAAATCTCGATTTGTCCGGAGCTGAAATTGAACTGAGCGCTGAACCCGGAAGAGAGTTTATTTTGAGGGAAAAACTTGAACCCATCAAAAACAATTACGAATTTATATTGATTGACACACCGCCATCATTAGGACTGTTGACTATCAATGCTTTTGCGGCATCTAACAGTGTTTTTATCCCATTACAGGCCGAATATTTAGCTTTACAGGGTTTGGCAAAACTGACAGAAGTGATTTCCAAAATTCAGAAACGCCTGAATAAAAACCTGCAGTTGGGCGGTGTATTTATTACTCAATATGATGGCAGAAAAATATTGAATCGCGAAGTTGCCGAAACAATCGAAAAACACCTGAGTAGCAAAGTTATGCAAACCCGTATCAGAGAAAACGTAGCACTTGCCGAAGCCCCTTCTGTTCATCGGGATATTTTTGAATATAACCCTCATTGTAACGGAGCTAAAGACTACCTGAATTTGGCCAAAGAAATTGCAGAAATCTATAAATAA
- a CDS encoding YbjN domain-containing protein, with the protein MEDLKVYYDMVESCITRLGVDAVSSRGTEDGQWSLVKGSAKVWLDLWHIEKESRAYFQVLSPVLKVTDVVADKKSEFLDELLKINHSLYGVAFTIHNDFLWIKVIREVKGLDEDEAMAMISRVGTYSDEYDDYLKDKYLPPPPPPPAPNSPV; encoded by the coding sequence ATGGAAGACTTGAAAGTTTATTATGACATGGTCGAAAGTTGTATCACCCGTTTAGGTGTTGATGCAGTTTCGTCCAGAGGAACTGAAGATGGGCAATGGTCTTTGGTAAAAGGTTCGGCCAAAGTTTGGCTTGACCTTTGGCATATCGAAAAAGAAAGCCGTGCATATTTTCAGGTTCTTTCTCCGGTGTTGAAAGTTACTGATGTAGTTGCAGACAAAAAAAGTGAATTTTTAGACGAATTGCTCAAAATCAACCATTCTTTGTATGGAGTAGCATTTACTATTCACAATGACTTTTTGTGGATTAAAGTGATTCGCGAAGTAAAAGGATTGGATGAAGACGAGGCAATGGCCATGATTTCCAGAGTTGGTACTTATTCAGACGAATATGACGACTATTTGAAAGACAAATATCTTCCACCACCACCTCCTCCTCCAGCTCCTAATTCTCCGGTGTAA
- a CDS encoding T9SS type A sorting domain-containing protein: MMRGKTTRFLAILAVWLFTGSLALVLAQSNVFTDRVYPTLQSKCAASCHNPSNLTGNLDMTGTPEQVHAKLVGVTPDNATAAGKGHKLVYPGHPYRSFLLLKANNGLIHQHDGGILTPAEGSSMPPYGATEQPMTNVELEMVRQWIFAGAQLNPSGGVSGYTVNQQVIMDYYADGGLPLLDRPTPPNPANGFQIHLGPLFLEPNQEVEYDVKYDLNLPSNYEVNRLNLKMNDESHHFILYKYDNPTIAEETSHGLHPVSIVSTAIEPSNTSFVAGWQNDVDIRMPAGTAFFWDANTVLSLNYHIRNYSGGLIMPADLYLNVHTQPTGTAIKEMKSDLILYNASTIWPPSVSGFFTLPPGEWTLTENIDIGPQWNLWMLTTHTHKYGTDYDLYVQTPQGNKGEKIFEGYMDYTYCNCDIGYYDWEHPPIRYYEPYYPVAAGTGLVQEAKFNNTSDEWVTFGLTTNDEMMLIMVQYTEGEPIPFVGITNIASSYCVEQSANLNLYPAGGVLAGPGVVDGVFIPAEAGVGEHDITYTAEGLTATYTITVVPAPEAPEVTYNDGYLGTDSGYDSYQWYFNDNPISGATGIFYSPQAPGEYTVEIVMNGCSVVSEPFNFSVVGIENNISDGQQIYVFPNPYQNQVNISYVLAQTSTVKAEVFNTVGQLVTTLVDAQQAPAQYTYIFSAKEKGLAAGVYIVKITIDGITTVKKIVEQ, encoded by the coding sequence ATGATGAGAGGTAAAACTACCCGTTTTTTGGCGATTTTAGCTGTTTGGCTTTTCACCGGAAGTTTGGCTTTGGTTCTTGCTCAAAGTAATGTTTTTACTGATAGGGTTTATCCAACCTTACAGTCTAAATGTGCAGCAAGTTGCCATAACCCTTCAAATCTCACAGGAAATTTAGACATGACCGGAACACCGGAGCAAGTTCATGCAAAATTAGTCGGTGTAACTCCCGACAATGCTACTGCTGCCGGAAAAGGACACAAATTAGTATATCCCGGGCATCCCTATCGCAGCTTTTTGTTGCTTAAAGCTAACAATGGGTTAATTCACCAGCACGATGGTGGAATTCTTACTCCTGCAGAAGGCAGTTCTATGCCTCCTTACGGGGCAACTGAACAACCCATGACCAATGTGGAACTCGAAATGGTTCGCCAATGGATTTTCGCAGGCGCTCAGTTAAATCCTTCCGGTGGAGTGTCCGGCTATACGGTCAATCAACAGGTTATTATGGATTATTATGCTGATGGGGGTTTGCCTTTGTTAGACAGACCAACTCCACCTAATCCGGCCAATGGATTTCAAATTCACTTAGGCCCTCTTTTCTTAGAACCCAATCAGGAAGTGGAATATGACGTAAAATATGATTTAAACTTGCCTTCAAATTATGAGGTCAACCGGTTAAATCTTAAAATGAATGACGAGTCTCATCACTTCATTCTCTATAAATATGACAATCCAACCATTGCCGAAGAAACTTCCCACGGGTTACATCCTGTAAGTATTGTCAGTACTGCTATTGAACCGAGTAACACTTCTTTTGTTGCCGGTTGGCAAAACGATGTTGATATCCGTATGCCTGCGGGAACTGCTTTTTTCTGGGATGCCAATACTGTATTGAGCCTAAATTACCATATACGCAATTATAGTGGTGGTCTCATAATGCCGGCCGATCTCTATCTGAATGTACATACTCAACCAACGGGGACGGCTATTAAAGAAATGAAGTCCGATCTTATATTGTATAATGCGAGTACTATATGGCCTCCATCAGTCAGCGGGTTCTTTACATTGCCTCCGGGAGAATGGACTTTGACGGAAAACATAGATATAGGCCCTCAATGGAATTTATGGATGCTGACAACTCATACCCATAAATATGGAACAGATTATGACCTTTATGTACAAACTCCTCAAGGGAATAAAGGTGAAAAAATCTTTGAAGGATATATGGATTACACCTATTGCAATTGTGATATTGGGTACTATGATTGGGAACATCCACCCATTCGATATTATGAACCTTACTATCCTGTTGCTGCAGGAACCGGACTTGTTCAGGAAGCAAAATTCAACAATACTTCCGATGAATGGGTAACTTTTGGTTTGACGACCAACGATGAAATGATGTTGATTATGGTTCAATATACAGAAGGCGAACCTATTCCTTTTGTCGGAATTACCAATATTGCAAGTTCTTATTGTGTTGAGCAATCCGCAAATCTTAATCTTTATCCTGCCGGTGGAGTTTTGGCAGGACCTGGTGTTGTTGATGGCGTTTTTATACCTGCAGAGGCAGGAGTTGGCGAACATGATATCACTTACACCGCTGAAGGTTTGACTGCTACTTATACCATTACAGTAGTTCCTGCTCCCGAAGCCCCTGAAGTAACGTATAACGATGGTTATCTCGGAACTGATTCGGGTTACGACTCATATCAATGGTATTTTAACGACAACCCGATTTCAGGTGCTACAGGAATTTTCTATAGCCCTCAAGCTCCCGGTGAATATACGGTTGAAATCGTTATGAATGGTTGCTCAGTCGTTTCAGAGCCTTTTAACTTTAGCGTTGTTGGGATTGAAAACAACATTTCTGACGGTCAGCAGATTTATGTTTTTCCCAATCCTTATCAGAATCAGGTTAACATTTCTTATGTATTAGCACAAACTTCGACGGTTAAAGCCGAAGTTTTTAATACAGTAGGTCAATTGGTAACTACTCTGGTTGATGCTCAACAAGCACCGGCTCAATACACTTATATTTTCAGTGCTAAGGAAAAAGGGTTGGCTGCCGGAGTTTATATCGTAAAAATTACCATTGATGGCATTACTACAGTTAAAAAAATAGTTGAACAATAA
- a CDS encoding T9SS type A sorting domain-containing protein: MKKSLSPFLKINRFSAILMTAFLCLSSLTFAQTGTFNRVYTLIQNNCASCHSGVAPSGGLNLGGTASQVHTNLVNVTPQNSAAAAKGQKLIMPGHPYKSFLLRKIGNGYVHDLDGGNLDLEEGAPMPFYSIPLQNQDIEIIRQWIYAGAPINGTIASENLVDQYFMEGGFEPIDRPAPPPPDKGFQIHLGPIFVASLDEKEYLLKYNPQLSSAIEIKRMEAFMNQSSHHFILYKFNSTSAANGVSNGLREVSLFGENPLLGSGTNLVSVWQYSDDFRLPAGTAYFWNQNTILDLNYHIPNYSAGLVLPSDVYINVYTQPTGTAIKEMQSDLLIFQNPIFFTIPPGTHVLQEPVYNPQQWNIWMLSSHTHKYGVDFDIYRQLSGGPGEQLFEGYYDYQNCGCDLGFYDWSHPPVRYFEPMYNLPSGVGLYHRATYNNTGSSAVSVGLTTDNEMMISIIQYTTGSPIPYVDVSASSSVYCVDAPEVALEFAPADGVLEGPGITGNVFVPAVAGIGTHTITYTYDDITAEFDITVTEPLGTETIVQNDNVLSIPSDYQTYQWYMNGIPVDGANSNTFTPLVSGSYSVTYTLNSCTATSETTQFVISGITPSEQTGFNFEVYPNPSNFNNTYLTYHLHSEATVSIELYDLSSRKIETVLSPVLQSSGTYQTPLSSLKNIPNGVYFIRVNINSNSITKKIVKL, translated from the coding sequence ATGAAAAAATCTCTTTCACCTTTTTTAAAAATAAATCGCTTTTCTGCGATTTTGATGACTGCTTTTTTATGCTTAAGTTCATTAACTTTTGCCCAAACAGGAACGTTCAACCGAGTTTATACTTTAATTCAAAACAACTGTGCGTCCTGTCATAGTGGTGTTGCCCCTTCAGGAGGGTTGAACTTAGGTGGAACTGCGAGTCAAGTACATACAAATCTTGTGAATGTAACTCCACAAAATAGTGCCGCCGCCGCAAAAGGACAAAAACTGATTATGCCCGGACATCCCTATAAAAGTTTTTTACTCCGTAAAATCGGCAACGGCTATGTACACGATTTGGATGGAGGTAATCTGGATTTAGAGGAAGGCGCACCTATGCCTTTTTATAGCATACCTCTTCAAAATCAGGATATTGAAATCATCAGACAATGGATTTATGCAGGCGCGCCTATCAATGGAACTATTGCTTCAGAAAATTTGGTGGACCAGTATTTTATGGAGGGCGGTTTTGAGCCTATAGATCGTCCTGCTCCTCCTCCGCCGGATAAAGGTTTTCAAATTCACCTTGGGCCTATTTTTGTCGCTTCTTTAGATGAAAAGGAATATTTGTTAAAATACAACCCGCAGTTAAGCAGTGCCATCGAAATCAAACGGATGGAAGCCTTTATGAACCAAAGTTCACATCATTTTATCCTTTACAAGTTTAATTCTACTTCAGCAGCTAATGGCGTTTCAAACGGTCTTAGAGAAGTTTCTTTGTTCGGTGAGAACCCCTTGTTAGGCAGTGGAACGAATTTGGTATCTGTTTGGCAATATTCTGACGATTTCAGATTGCCTGCCGGCACTGCTTATTTCTGGAATCAAAACACCATTCTCGATCTCAATTACCATATTCCAAACTACAGTGCCGGACTTGTTTTGCCTTCGGATGTTTATATAAATGTATATACACAACCAACAGGAACAGCAATTAAAGAAATGCAATCTGATTTGTTGATTTTTCAAAACCCAATTTTCTTTACCATTCCGCCGGGCACTCATGTTTTACAAGAACCTGTTTACAACCCACAGCAATGGAACATCTGGATGTTAAGCTCTCATACTCATAAATATGGAGTTGATTTTGATATTTACAGACAGTTAAGCGGAGGACCCGGAGAACAGCTTTTCGAAGGATATTATGACTATCAAAACTGCGGATGCGATTTGGGATTTTATGACTGGAGTCATCCTCCGGTCAGATATTTTGAACCCATGTACAATTTGCCATCCGGAGTAGGGCTTTATCACAGAGCGACCTATAACAATACTGGAAGTTCAGCAGTTTCAGTCGGGCTAACTACAGATAACGAAATGATGATTTCTATCATTCAATATACGACCGGAAGCCCGATCCCTTATGTTGATGTCAGTGCTTCCAGTTCTGTTTATTGTGTAGATGCTCCGGAAGTTGCACTTGAGTTTGCACCTGCTGATGGCGTTCTTGAAGGTCCCGGTATAACAGGTAATGTTTTTGTTCCGGCTGTTGCAGGGATAGGAACTCATACAATTACTTATACCTATGACGATATTACTGCAGAATTTGACATCACGGTAACCGAACCACTTGGTACAGAAACCATTGTTCAAAATGACAATGTTTTATCAATTCCATCTGATTACCAAACTTATCAGTGGTATATGAATGGAATCCCTGTTGACGGGGCTAACTCAAATACTTTTACTCCTTTGGTATCAGGGTCTTATAGCGTTACTTATACACTAAACAGTTGTACTGCCACTTCTGAGACTACTCAGTTTGTTATCAGCGGAATTACCCCTTCAGAACAAACCGGATTTAATTTCGAAGTTTATCCCAATCCAAGCAATTTCAACAATACTTACCTGACCTATCACTTACACTCTGAAGCTACAGTAAGTATAGAATTATATGATTTGTCGAGCCGGAAGATAGAAACAGTGTTAAGCCCTGTTTTACAATCTTCAGGAACCTATCAAACACCTTTGAGTTCATTAAAAAATATCCCAAATGGTGTTTATTTTATAAGAGTTAACATAAACTCGAACAGCATTACTAAAAAAATTGTTAAGCTATAA
- a CDS encoding nucleoside phosphorylase: protein MISNSELVLNDDGSIYHLHLHPEQIAPVIITVGDPDRVEMVSKYFDAIEFRIQKREFITHTGRIGNKRLTVISTGIGTDNIDIVLNELDALVNIDLKTRIIKPNLTPLTIVRLGTSGALHPEIAVDSFVVSTHGLGLEGLLHYYQLSNNKKETAIINALPLLNPDVHPYLTEGSSLLLDKIGNGMISGITATCGGFYGPQGRQLRLQPAINDILTRLQAFNHQGYRVTNFEMETAAIYGLSRLLGHQALSVNVILANRATGRFSSNPSKAVSSLITAMLPKIAAL from the coding sequence ATGATATCCAACTCAGAGTTAGTTTTAAACGATGACGGTAGTATTTACCACCTTCATTTACACCCTGAACAAATTGCCCCTGTAATCATTACCGTTGGTGATCCGGACAGAGTTGAGATGGTTTCAAAATATTTTGATGCCATTGAATTCCGTATTCAAAAACGGGAATTTATCACTCATACCGGAAGAATTGGCAATAAAAGACTGACTGTAATTTCAACAGGAATAGGAACCGATAATATTGATATTGTTTTAAACGAGTTAGATGCTTTGGTCAATATTGATTTAAAAACCCGAATCATCAAACCAAATCTTACCCCTTTAACCATTGTAAGACTGGGCACATCAGGTGCTTTGCATCCCGAAATTGCTGTGGATAGTTTTGTTGTTTCAACCCACGGTTTAGGGTTAGAAGGTTTGTTGCATTACTATCAGTTGTCGAATAATAAAAAAGAAACCGCAATCATTAACGCTTTACCTTTATTGAACCCTGATGTTCACCCGTATCTTACCGAGGGCAGTAGCTTGTTGCTCGATAAAATTGGTAACGGGATGATTAGCGGAATCACAGCAACCTGTGGTGGGTTTTATGGCCCTCAGGGAAGACAATTAAGGCTGCAACCTGCTATAAATGATATTTTAACCCGTTTGCAGGCGTTTAACCATCAAGGATATCGGGTTACTAACTTTGAGATGGAAACAGCAGCAATTTATGGGCTTTCCCGTCTTCTCGGACATCAAGCACTTTCTGTCAACGTAATTTTAGCAAATCGTGCAACAGGCCGGTTTAGCAGCAATCCTTCCAAAGCCGTTTCGTCTTTAATAACAGCTATGTTACCCAAAATCGCTGCTTTGTGA
- a CDS encoding shikimate kinase, with the protein MDKSTNKKKEKPAHGNRIFLVGFMGAGKTSVGRLLASMLGYQFVDTDTLVEQAEGRSVSEIFREHGEGYFREIEAVCLRNGVIPSGNIIIATGGGTPCFHLNMKWMKEQGTTIMLHTPPHVLTNRLFVLMAHRPLIAGFNKKKQLLTYVENQLVMRHYYYDQADYIVYCKKKEVFSVAQDLKVLIERIYSKDQ; encoded by the coding sequence ATGGATAAAAGCACGAACAAGAAAAAAGAAAAACCTGCTCATGGAAACCGTATTTTTTTAGTCGGGTTTATGGGTGCAGGTAAAACATCTGTGGGAAGATTGCTGGCAAGTATGCTTGGTTATCAGTTTGTGGATACAGATACTTTAGTTGAACAAGCTGAAGGACGCTCTGTTTCTGAAATATTCAGAGAACATGGGGAAGGTTATTTCAGAGAAATTGAAGCTGTTTGCCTGCGAAATGGTGTAATCCCAAGCGGTAATATTATCATTGCTACAGGAGGCGGAACCCCATGCTTTCATCTGAACATGAAATGGATGAAAGAACAAGGTACTACAATCATGTTGCACACACCACCTCATGTTTTGACAAACAGATTGTTCGTTTTGATGGCACATCGCCCGCTTATTGCAGGATTTAACAAAAAGAAGCAACTGCTGACTTATGTCGAAAACCAGTTAGTGATGCGTCATTATTACTATGATCAGGCAGACTACATTGTATATTGTAAAAAGAAAGAGGTGTTTTCTGTTGCTCAGGATTTAAAAGTTTTAATTGAGCGCATTTACAGCAAAGATCAATAA